ATCACCGCGCTGCCCTGGTTGTGCAGCACGAAGCTCTTCGACACGTCCGAGATCCGGATCATCGCTTCTGTCCCTCTTCTCTTTCCAAATACGCAGACCCCGCCCGCACCACGGGCATCGACCGGCTCATACCTGCAGCACGCTCGACACCAGCAGCTGCGTGTAGCCATGCTGCGGGTCGTCGAGCACCTGGTCGGTGAGGCCGGTCTCGACCACCTGCCCGCCCTTCATCACCATCAGCCGGTCTGCGAGCAGCCGCACCACCGCCAGATCGTGCGTGACGATCACCGCCGAGAGCCCCATCTCGCGCACCAGACCGCGCAAGAGGTCCAAGAGGCGCGCCTGCACCGAGACGTCGAGGCCCCCGGTGGGCTCGTCCATGAACACCAGCCGTGGGCCGGTGACGAGGTTACGGGCGATCTGCAGGCGCTGCTGCATGCCGCCCGAGAAGGCGCGCGGACGGTCGTCGACACGGTCCTCGGAGATCTCGACCCGGCCCAGCCAGTCGATGACCTGTTCGCGGATGCCTTCGTAGTTGCGCGCGCCCACGGCCATCAGCCGCTCGCCGACGTTGCCGCCCGCCGAGACGCCCATGCGCAGCCCGTCGCGGGCGTTCTGATGCACGAAGGCCCAGTCGGTGCGCGCCAGCATCCGCCGCTCGGGCTCTGACATGGTGAGCACGTCGCGCGGGCCGCCCGCGCGGGTGTCGAAGACCACCTTGCCCGCATCCGGGGCGAGCTGGCCTGAGAGGCACGACAGCAGTGTCGACTTGCCAGAGCCGCTCTCGCCGACGATGCCCATGACCTCGCCCGGCCAGAGATCGAAACTCACGTCGCCGCAGCCGAGCCGCGCGCCGTAGTGCTTGGTGACGCCCTGAACGGAAAGCAGCGGGGTCATGCGTGTTCCTCCTGCGGGGAGAGCGCACCACGGTGCCCTTGGGCCTGCCGCGAGGCGCAGAAATCGGTGTCGGAGCAGACGAACATCCGCCCGCCCGCATCATCGGTGATCACCTCGTCGAGGTAACTGGTGCCGCAGCCGCAAAGATCGCAGTCATGATCGGCCTTGCTGGGCTCGAAGGGATGGTCCTCGAAATCGAGGCTGACCACCTTGGTATGTGGCGGCAGCGCGTAGATACGCTGCTCGCGCCCCGCGCCGAAGAGCTGGATCGACCC
The sequence above is a segment of the Alloyangia pacifica genome. Coding sequences within it:
- the phnK gene encoding phosphonate C-P lyase system protein PhnK, whose protein sequence is MTPLLSVQGVTKHYGARLGCGDVSFDLWPGEVMGIVGESGSGKSTLLSCLSGQLAPDAGKVVFDTRAGGPRDVLTMSEPERRMLARTDWAFVHQNARDGLRMGVSAGGNVGERLMAVGARNYEGIREQVIDWLGRVEISEDRVDDRPRAFSGGMQQRLQIARNLVTGPRLVFMDEPTGGLDVSVQARLLDLLRGLVREMGLSAVIVTHDLAVVRLLADRLMVMKGGQVVETGLTDQVLDDPQHGYTQLLVSSVLQV